The Bacteroidales bacterium genome includes a window with the following:
- a CDS encoding NIPSNAP family protein — protein MENTTNEIIEIRTYQLKKDSGELFHKIFCEQSLPMLKRWNIRVFAYGNSISNPDSYFLIRQYKSLEERQISQDTFYGSTEWKLGPREAIVSLIENSIDVVVPFNKEIEAIIQH, from the coding sequence ATGGAAAATACAACAAATGAAATTATTGAAATTAGAACCTACCAGCTTAAAAAGGATTCGGGCGAATTATTTCATAAAATCTTCTGCGAACAATCCTTACCAATGCTCAAACGGTGGAATATCAGAGTTTTTGCTTATGGAAATTCCATATCAAACCCTGATAGCTACTTTTTAATACGTCAGTATAAAAGTTTAGAGGAAAGGCAAATAAGTCAAGATACTTTTTATGGAAGCACCGAATGGAAATTAGGACCTAGAGAAGCAATTGTTTCGCTTATAGAAAATTCTATTGATGTTGTAGTTCCATTCAACAAAGAAATTGAAGCAATTATTCAACATTAA
- a CDS encoding WYL domain-containing protein, giving the protein MNRVDRLMSILWTLQYKKFVSAEQLSEKYNLSIRTVYRDIKALNEIGIPINFEPNKGYSIMHGYFLPPLLFTVEEANALLLLQNLAHKFTDKSITKYSDSALNKIKSVLRNNDFEKMQFFSDKINVYNPDNQSKENNYLSDIQSAIIEKSILKIEYTDNNKNKTQREIEPIGMIFYTNQWHLIAWCWLREEYRDFKINQIEHLSINQNHFRKGHTYTIQDYIKNF; this is encoded by the coding sequence ATGAATAGAGTTGACCGGTTAATGAGTATTTTATGGACTTTGCAGTACAAAAAGTTTGTAAGCGCTGAGCAATTATCGGAAAAATATAATTTGAGTATACGTACTGTTTACAGGGATATTAAGGCGTTAAATGAAATAGGTATTCCTATAAATTTTGAGCCTAATAAGGGTTATAGCATTATGCATGGGTATTTTCTCCCTCCCCTCCTATTTACCGTTGAGGAGGCGAATGCACTGCTGCTGCTTCAAAATCTTGCACATAAATTCACTGATAAATCCATAACAAAATATTCCGATTCTGCTCTTAATAAAATTAAATCGGTACTAAGGAATAACGATTTTGAAAAAATGCAATTTTTTTCTGATAAAATAAATGTTTATAACCCTGATAATCAATCAAAAGAAAATAATTATTTATCCGATATCCAAAGTGCAATTATTGAAAAATCTATTCTGAAAATAGAGTATACTGATAATAATAAAAATAAAACGCAAAGAGAGATAGAGCCTATTGGGATGATATTTTATACCAATCAATGGCACTTAATTGCCTGGTGTTGGCTTCGTGAAGAATATAGGGATTTCAAAATAAATCAGATAGAACATTTATCTATCAATCAAAATCATTTTAGAAAGGGGCATACATACACGATTCAAGATTATATTAAAAATTTTTAA
- a CDS encoding type II toxin-antitoxin system death-on-curing family toxin has translation MAISGGGADGIINIGSLDAALEHIQNDTYYPTFIDKLTHLFFAANKSHCFQDGNKRIAISLGSIFLLKNGYLDAAQRFLYKMETISYHLAAGRIDKDFLRDIIDSIIYEEDFSEEIKIKLIHCISNENNNEW, from the coding sequence ATTGCAATTAGCGGTGGTGGCGCAGATGGGATTATTAACATCGGTTCGCTTGATGCAGCCTTGGAGCATATCCAAAACGACACGTATTACCCAACATTTATTGATAAATTAACGCATCTCTTTTTCGCAGCAAATAAAAGCCATTGTTTCCAAGATGGTAATAAAAGAATTGCCATTTCGCTGGGAAGTATTTTTCTTCTAAAAAATGGATATTTAGATGCCGCTCAACGATTTCTATATAAAATGGAAACAATCAGCTACCATTTAGCTGCGGGACGAATTGACAAAGATTTTTTAAGAGATATTATCGATTCCATTATTTATGAAGAAGATTTTTCGGAAGAGATAAAAATAAAATTAATTCACTGTATATCAAACGAGAATAACAACGAATGGTAA